A single Zootoca vivipara chromosome 1, rZooViv1.1, whole genome shotgun sequence DNA region contains:
- the SPATA7 gene encoding spermatogenesis-associated protein 7 — protein MGVSLEGGGGGGGGSSRRRSPVIEYQAIPRYGPASPFRGHLSTKSNAFCIDDSSRRLSNQYLIRDHMAVHYNKILSAKAAVDCSVPKSRLNSIKLSDQQRREKLKKEVEKCEKEMISSKNGSRSSSRESRRPLSATYRKDTLEAEDNVGLPSCTPSEQRCVLGPQATPERQNIALPNAANPARKDAPKASNISDPSSCVSASSLQRLHSKISSSSSSDSIANRHPQKAPNPEPKVCSGDLLDKHSEHFTNGRQPFTPRTLKSDAKSFLSQYRYYKPPRQKISNLTKQVEAETQTDISSFQVASEGSEKSNVADFQKIIKEVEDNADNKADEMKSFPQFSSSRVTSPSSVQSPTMKRIQAEEEELLYLNFIQDITDEILKLGLFSNRALERLFERHIEQNKNHLDETKMRHLLEILKVDLGCSKEEKPAGGLDMFGLHRPEPAEHRQHHSKAQRQNKPAKSEGLLKAVGLNGNDPAVSPVHSDDSEKVEGKGSFPQNLSEPASVGLDPSSFVVTDETADTSCTLPPALSSTTCDADFETSDSLREVDELKESFAESLPISTDNVQ, from the exons CCTTCTGCATTGACGACTCCTCCCGCAGACTAAGCAACCAGTACCTGATCAGGGATCACATGGCTGTCCATTACAATAAAATACTTTCAGCTAAAG ctgcTGTAGACTGCTCAGTACCAAAAAGCAGGTTAAACAGCATAAAAC TTTCAGACCAGCAGCGAAGAGAGAAACTCAAGAAAGAAGTCGAAAAATGTGAAAAAGAGATGATTTCATCTAAAAATGGGTCCCGATCTAGTTCCAGGGAGAGTAGAAGACCACTGTCAGCCACCTATAGAAAA GATACCTTGGAAGCAGAAGACAACGTTGGGCTACCCTCGTGTACACCTAGTGAACAAAGGTGTGTGTTGGGCCCTCAGGCAACTCCAGAGAGGCAAAACATAGCCCTTCCGAATGCTGCAAATCCTGCCAGGAAAGATGCTCCGAAAGCCTCCAACATCTCTGACCCAAGCTCATGTGTCAGTGCATCGAGTCTCCAGAGGTTGCACTCCAAAATTTCATCCAGCTCTTCTTCAGACAGCATTGCAAACAGGCATCCTCAAAAGGCTCCGAACCCTGAACCCAAAGTGTGCAGCGGGGATCTCCTTGATAAGCACTCTGAACATTTCACCAATGGTCGGCAGCCATTCACTCCACGCACTTTGAAATCGGATGCTAAGTCCTTCCTTTCGCAGTACCGATATTATAAGCCACCAAGACAGAAAATAAGCAATCTCACCAAGCAGGTGGAAGCAGAAACACAGACCGACATAAGCAG TTTTCAAGTGGCGTCTGAAGGGTCAGAAAAAAGTAATGTGGCTGACTTTCAGAAGATCATAAAGGAG GTGGAAGACAATGCAGATAATAAGGCTGATGAAATGAAGTCTTTCCCCCAGTTCTCCTCATCAAG GGTGACGTCACCGTCTTCTGTGCAGTCCCCAACGATGAAAAGAATCCAAGCAGA AGAAGAAGAACTTCTGTATTTAAATTTCATCCAGGACATAACAGATGAGATTCTTAAGCTCGGATTGTTTTCCAACAG ggctctGGAAAGGTTATTTGAACGTCACATAGAACAAAATAAGAACCACCTGGATGAG ACCAAAATGCGCCATCTGCTGGAGATTCTGAAAGTAGACTTGGGCTGCAGCAAGGAGGAGAAGCCTGCGGGAGGCTTGGACATGTTTGGTCTGCACAGGCCAGAGCCAGCTGAGCACCGCCAACATCACAGCAAAGCTCAAAGACAAAACAAGCCAGCAAAAAGCGAGGGGCTGTTAAAAGCGGTGGGTTTAAATGGAAACGATCCCGCTGTATCTCCTGTACACAGCGATGACTCTGAGAAGGTGGAGGGAAAGGGTAGCTTTCCCCAAAATCTGAGCGAACCAGCGAGCGTGGGGCTGGATCCTTCCTCCTTTGTGGTCACCGATGAAACTGCGGATACCTCGTGCACATTGCCGCCGGCACTCAGCTCAACCACCTGCGACGCTGACTTTGAAACGAgcgattctttgagggaagtcgaCGAGCTCAAAGAAAGCTTTGCAGAATCCCTTCCCATCTCCACCGACAACGTGCAGTAG